From the genome of Spirosomataceae bacterium TFI 002, one region includes:
- a CDS encoding DNA mismatch repair protein MutS2: MLYPENIEVKIGFDKIKELLIEECESSMGVGFVNKISFSSNFNTVKKLIGQSAEFKEIIQLGLSFPSQNFIDPAKSFARASLEGSFLDQEEFFDIKLSLSTIQQILDFFKNKEEHQYPLLKEVVFGRHGEMMNNWHPLIAKIESVIDERGQVRDNASPELQRIRKSLISEQNNVRRTLEKIFKTALNSGWIESDMSMTVRNGRLVIPVFAEHKRKMKGFVHDETASGKIAFVEPNEVLEANNEIRDLEIKERREVIKILEKLTDELRPSIPVLRKAYGMLGIVDFIRAKAKFALKVKATSPLLVNERVIEWRGAIHPILYLAHQKVGKPTIPLTVELTSKNRILVVSGPNAGGKSVMLKTIGLIQYMAQCGLLVPTPPDAKVGIFEDVFMDIGDEQSIENDLSTYSSHLTNMKFFLMNANKKTLFLIDEFGTGTEPNLGGAIAESILEDLVKSRALGVVNTHYTNLKIYADKNEGLLNGAMKFDGEKLDPLYELEMNKPGSSFALEVAQKIGLPAHVIKKAKRKVGTQQVDFEKMLKELEIEKAIFTEKNQELISQNRKAKQKLEQYSGLKDFLDIEKSTILNKAKEDARNLLKKANKQIENTIREIKEQKASKEETKNIRKELEEFEKVELKTEKPKVVRKDPEWVKEEGAIEVGSFVRIKDNEAIGEVLRVRGKDIEIAIGQLKTNVKINRLEKISKKTFKEGTGETPKPKRLGGIDLNEKMANFSFNLDIRGKRGEEALVELDNLMNDALLLGYPELRILHGKGDGILRNLVRSHLKGYKQVAKMEDEHADRGGHGVTIVKMA; the protein is encoded by the coding sequence ATGCTTTATCCCGAAAACATTGAAGTAAAAATTGGTTTTGACAAAATAAAAGAACTCCTCATTGAAGAATGCGAAAGCTCAATGGGCGTAGGTTTTGTAAACAAAATCAGCTTTTCCTCTAATTTTAATACTGTCAAGAAGCTGATAGGTCAGTCGGCTGAATTCAAAGAGATTATTCAACTTGGGCTATCATTTCCAAGTCAAAACTTTATAGATCCTGCCAAATCTTTCGCTCGAGCGAGTTTGGAAGGTAGTTTTTTGGATCAAGAAGAGTTTTTTGACATCAAGCTTTCTTTAAGTACAATCCAGCAGATTTTAGATTTCTTCAAAAATAAAGAAGAGCATCAATATCCTTTGCTAAAGGAAGTTGTCTTTGGTCGGCATGGTGAAATGATGAATAATTGGCATCCACTCATTGCCAAGATAGAATCTGTTATTGACGAGCGAGGACAAGTTAGAGATAATGCGTCTCCAGAATTACAGCGTATACGCAAAAGCCTTATTTCGGAGCAAAATAATGTTCGTAGAACCTTAGAGAAAATATTCAAAACGGCACTCAATAGTGGCTGGATAGAGTCGGATATGTCCATGACGGTGCGAAATGGCCGATTGGTAATTCCAGTTTTTGCTGAGCATAAGCGAAAAATGAAGGGCTTTGTACATGACGAAACTGCTTCAGGTAAAATTGCTTTTGTAGAACCAAACGAAGTTCTGGAGGCCAATAACGAAATCCGAGATTTAGAAATTAAAGAGCGAAGAGAGGTTATCAAAATCCTCGAAAAATTGACCGATGAGTTGCGACCATCTATTCCTGTATTGCGAAAAGCATATGGAATGCTTGGCATAGTAGATTTTATAAGAGCCAAAGCAAAGTTTGCCCTGAAAGTTAAAGCTACTTCGCCTTTATTAGTGAATGAAAGAGTGATTGAATGGCGTGGAGCTATTCATCCAATTCTATATCTCGCACATCAAAAGGTGGGAAAACCTACCATTCCACTTACGGTAGAACTTACCAGTAAGAATCGCATTTTGGTGGTGTCTGGACCCAATGCAGGTGGAAAGTCAGTAATGCTTAAAACTATTGGACTCATTCAATACATGGCTCAGTGTGGCTTACTAGTTCCTACTCCGCCAGATGCTAAAGTGGGGATTTTTGAAGATGTTTTCATGGATATTGGCGATGAGCAAAGTATCGAAAATGACTTGAGTACGTACAGTTCTCACCTCACGAACATGAAGTTTTTCTTGATGAATGCCAATAAGAAAACTCTATTTTTAATTGATGAATTTGGTACTGGTACCGAACCGAATTTGGGAGGAGCAATTGCAGAATCTATTTTGGAAGATTTGGTGAAAAGCAGGGCTTTGGGTGTGGTAAATACGCACTATACCAATCTCAAGATTTATGCTGATAAGAATGAAGGATTGCTCAATGGAGCGATGAAATTTGACGGAGAAAAGCTGGATCCACTCTATGAATTGGAAATGAATAAGCCAGGGAGTTCTTTCGCATTAGAAGTTGCTCAAAAAATAGGCTTGCCAGCACATGTCATTAAAAAGGCCAAAAGAAAGGTTGGAACGCAGCAAGTTGACTTTGAGAAAATGCTCAAAGAACTGGAAATTGAGAAGGCGATTTTTACAGAGAAAAACCAAGAATTGATTAGCCAAAATAGAAAGGCAAAGCAAAAGCTAGAGCAATACAGTGGACTCAAGGACTTTCTTGATATTGAGAAGTCTACGATTCTGAATAAGGCAAAAGAGGATGCCAGAAATTTACTTAAAAAGGCCAATAAGCAAATAGAAAATACTATTCGTGAAATAAAGGAGCAAAAGGCAAGTAAAGAAGAGACAAAAAATATCAGGAAGGAGTTAGAAGAATTTGAAAAGGTTGAGCTGAAAACAGAAAAACCGAAAGTTGTAAGAAAAGATCCTGAATGGGTAAAAGAAGAAGGAGCAATAGAGGTTGGTTCTTTTGTAAGAATCAAGGATAATGAAGCTATTGGCGAAGTCCTCAGGGTTCGAGGAAAAGATATTGAAATAGCTATTGGCCAGCTAAAAACAAATGTCAAAATCAATAGGCTAGAGAAAATTAGCAAAAAGACTTTTAAAGAAGGAACTGGAGAAACGCCCAAGCCTAAGCGATTAGGAGGAATTGATCTTAATGAGAAAATGGCAAATTTCAGTTTCAATCTAGATATCAGAGGCAAAAGGGGTGAGGAGGCTTTGGTAGAACTCGACAATTTGATGAATGACGCACTGCTTCTCGGTTATCCTGAACTACGAATTTTGCATGGAAAAGGCGATGGTATTTTAAGAAATCTTGTTCGCTCGCATCTTAAGGGATACAAGCAAGTTGCCAAGATGGAAGATGAACATGCAGATCGCGGTGGCCATGGAGTCACTATTGTAAAAATGGCTTAA
- a CDS encoding ATP-dependent DNA helicase RecQ: protein MTKNEVLKKHFGYDNFRPLQGEIINHVLAKNDALVLMPTGGGKSICFQVPALLFEGLTIVISPLIALMKDQVEALRGNGIKASFLNSSLSQQEQDAVLWAAKLGELKLLYIAPEKLFQGNLMSRFKDFNISLFAIDESHCISSWGHDFRPEYRQLSIIKKDFPKVPVIALTATADKVTRRDICKQLEINEEHTFLASFDRPNISLEVLPGRLRMKQILNFLDKVPDQSGIIYCLSRKGTESVAGNLIAAGYKADYYHAGLPAEERSRVQERFIKDDMQIIVATIAFGMGIDKSNIRWILHYNLPSNVESFYQEIGRAGRDGEEAQAKLFYSYADIINRQRMIDDNEMPKEQKEMMTAKLERMKQYAEANICRRRILLSYFNEEVTQDCGNCDVCKNPRTRFDGTVIAQKALSGIARTHEKVAMGMLIDVLRGSRNRNVLNLGYDQIKTFGVGHDLRYEEWMDYLSQLLNSGCMDIAYDEGHSYKLNSRSLAILKGEENVELSAFISVAERKAREDQRAPQTRTKTEIVRGELFEILRTLRKQIADSLGIPPYLVFNDRTLSDMAEKKPISNQQLLDVSGVGEEKLRRYGKAFLDEIATYLTRNAQKGSVLGKGKTYDATLLLFNEGKNVEEISEARKMSPTTILGHLIKLKELGNDIDLRSLIDDWSFDAISKGIKDLKMHRTDPAKLLFEHLGGDVDYGKIRLTMTIYDWG, encoded by the coding sequence ATGACTAAGAACGAAGTACTTAAAAAGCATTTTGGATATGATAATTTCCGTCCATTACAAGGTGAAATTATAAATCACGTTTTGGCAAAAAACGATGCTTTGGTACTCATGCCTACAGGAGGTGGTAAGTCCATTTGTTTTCAAGTTCCAGCTTTGCTTTTTGAGGGGCTCACTATTGTGATCTCTCCACTAATTGCTCTCATGAAAGATCAAGTAGAAGCTTTAAGGGGAAACGGAATAAAAGCATCATTTCTCAACTCATCTTTATCGCAGCAAGAACAGGACGCTGTATTGTGGGCAGCTAAACTGGGGGAACTAAAGCTACTTTACATTGCACCCGAAAAGCTTTTTCAGGGCAACTTGATGTCAAGGTTCAAGGACTTTAATATCAGTCTTTTTGCAATAGATGAATCACACTGTATTTCATCTTGGGGGCACGATTTTAGACCAGAATACCGGCAGCTTTCAATTATCAAGAAAGATTTTCCAAAAGTACCAGTCATCGCTCTTACCGCAACTGCAGATAAGGTTACTCGAAGAGATATTTGTAAGCAACTAGAAATCAACGAAGAACATACTTTTCTTGCTAGTTTTGATAGGCCCAATATTAGTTTGGAGGTGCTTCCGGGTAGGTTAAGAATGAAGCAAATCCTCAATTTTTTAGACAAAGTTCCAGACCAGAGTGGGATCATTTATTGCCTGAGCAGAAAGGGGACTGAGTCTGTGGCAGGAAACTTAATTGCGGCAGGATACAAAGCTGATTATTATCACGCAGGTTTACCAGCCGAGGAACGCAGTAGGGTGCAAGAGCGATTTATAAAGGACGATATGCAAATCATCGTTGCCACTATCGCTTTCGGAATGGGGATCGATAAGTCTAACATTCGTTGGATTTTGCATTATAATTTACCTTCCAATGTCGAAAGCTTTTACCAAGAAATTGGTAGGGCGGGTAGAGATGGAGAGGAAGCACAAGCGAAGTTATTTTATAGCTATGCGGATATCATAAATCGTCAGCGTATGATTGACGATAATGAAATGCCAAAGGAGCAAAAAGAAATGATGACAGCCAAGCTTGAGCGTATGAAACAATATGCCGAAGCGAATATTTGTCGAAGAAGAATTTTGCTTAGTTATTTTAACGAGGAGGTTACTCAAGATTGTGGTAACTGTGATGTTTGTAAAAACCCAAGGACAAGATTTGACGGAACGGTAATTGCCCAAAAAGCACTTTCAGGTATTGCACGTACCCATGAAAAAGTAGCAATGGGAATGCTCATTGATGTTTTGAGGGGAAGTAGAAATAGGAATGTTTTAAATCTCGGATACGATCAAATCAAGACTTTTGGTGTTGGTCATGACTTGCGATACGAAGAATGGATGGATTATCTTTCGCAATTGCTTAATTCGGGATGTATGGATATTGCCTATGACGAGGGGCATTCTTACAAATTGAATAGTAGAAGTTTGGCTATTCTAAAAGGGGAAGAAAATGTTGAGCTTTCGGCATTTATTTCTGTTGCAGAGCGAAAGGCAAGGGAAGATCAACGTGCACCACAAACTAGAACAAAAACTGAAATTGTAAGAGGAGAACTATTCGAAATTCTTAGAACACTAAGAAAGCAAATAGCTGATAGCCTCGGAATACCTCCATATTTGGTTTTCAATGATCGCACGCTTAGTGATATGGCCGAAAAGAAACCAATCAGTAATCAACAATTGCTAGATGTTTCGGGGGTAGGAGAAGAAAAACTTAGGAGGTACGGAAAAGCGTTTCTTGACGAAATTGCAACATACTTGACCAGGAATGCTCAGAAAGGGTCGGTTTTGGGAAAGGGAAAAACATACGACGCTACACTTCTGCTTTTTAATGAAGGTAAAAATGTAGAAGAGATTTCAGAGGCAAGAAAAATGTCTCCTACAACTATATTAGGGCACTTAATTAAGCTCAAGGAATTGGGTAATGATATTGATTTGCGATCCTTGATAGACGATTGGAGCTTTGATGCGATTTCCAAAGGAATCAAAGATTTGAAAATGCATAGAACCGATCCTGCCAAATTGCTTTTTGAGCACTTAGGAGGAGATGTAGACTACGGTAAAATTCGCTTGACTATGACGATCTATGATTGGGGTTGA
- a CDS encoding Acetoin utilization deacetylase AcuC: MKIAFDPIYCHPLPEGHRFPMLKYELIPEQLVYEGTVTANHFFSPKPVDLNWVRKVHSVTYLNDLLNISISPKMERRIGFPITPKLVERELIITQGTIDCCHHALKDGIAMNVAGGTHHAYSDKGEGFCLLNDVAIASMYLLENNLANQILVIDLDVHQGNGTAEIFQNEPRVFTFTMHGEENYPLKKEKSDLDIALPTYTKDEDYLSKLYETLPKLIESVKPDFLFFISGVDILESDRLGKLSCSIDGCKKRDEFVFEQAKANSIPIVVAMGGGYSPQIRTIVDAHCNTFRAGLAYYF, encoded by the coding sequence ATGAAAATTGCTTTCGACCCTATTTATTGTCATCCTCTGCCTGAAGGTCACAGATTCCCGATGTTGAAATACGAGCTCATTCCTGAGCAACTTGTTTATGAGGGAACCGTAACTGCCAATCATTTCTTTTCACCTAAACCTGTTGACTTAAATTGGGTGAGGAAAGTACATTCAGTAACTTATTTAAATGATTTACTAAATATTTCTATTTCCCCAAAAATGGAAAGAAGGATAGGTTTCCCTATAACTCCGAAATTAGTAGAAAGAGAGCTGATTATAACCCAAGGAACAATAGATTGCTGTCACCATGCTCTTAAAGATGGGATTGCCATGAATGTTGCAGGCGGGACTCATCATGCGTATAGCGACAAAGGAGAAGGCTTTTGTTTGTTAAATGATGTAGCGATTGCAAGTATGTATCTGCTTGAGAACAATTTAGCAAACCAAATTTTGGTAATAGACTTAGACGTTCATCAAGGAAACGGAACAGCAGAAATATTTCAAAATGAGCCAAGAGTCTTTACTTTTACAATGCACGGGGAAGAGAATTATCCGCTCAAAAAAGAGAAATCAGATTTAGACATTGCTTTGCCAACTTACACCAAAGATGAAGACTACCTCTCTAAACTATATGAAACGCTACCAAAACTAATAGAAAGTGTAAAGCCAGATTTTCTTTTCTTTATATCGGGAGTAGATATTCTTGAAAGTGATAGACTAGGAAAACTGAGCTGTAGTATAGACGGCTGTAAGAAAAGAGATGAATTCGTTTTTGAACAAGCAAAAGCAAATAGCATACCTATTGTTGTGGCTATGGGCGGTGGCTACTCTCCACAAATCCGAACCATAGTAGATGCACATTGCAATACTTTCAGGGCAGGCTTAGCGTATTATTTTTAG
- a CDS encoding Chitinase, GH18 family, with protein MKKTLILFLTILSTCSFAQKKDFKVIGYFVPNIPVNDIPFENLTHINYSFAIPAKSGDTLIPLKNDKSLIELVKKGKETQTKIFISIGGWGIGDGGGDDTRFHKMAETPAGRARFIENTMDFVMKYDLDGVDLDWEYPDEDSPSADQYVELIRDLSTELHEVNKELTAAVISYGKKGGGVKKETFEYFDWINLMAYDDDYGPDYVKAHSPYSLAIKSLSYWILERGLPRDKAVLGLPFYSKRGMGNYGPSYKKLLEQGASPYDDYHLGSFYNGMLTIEAKTELAIKEGCAGVMVWEISHDTSDEFSLFKKINEVVNRN; from the coding sequence ATGAAAAAAACATTAATTCTATTTTTAACTATTCTGAGCACTTGCTCATTTGCTCAAAAAAAGGATTTCAAAGTAATTGGATATTTTGTGCCTAATATTCCTGTTAATGATATTCCTTTCGAGAACCTTACTCACATCAATTATAGTTTTGCTATTCCTGCGAAAAGTGGAGACACATTGATTCCCTTGAAAAATGATAAATCCTTGATTGAACTTGTCAAAAAAGGTAAAGAAACTCAAACCAAAATTTTCATTTCCATAGGTGGGTGGGGAATTGGAGATGGTGGAGGTGATGACACAAGGTTTCATAAAATGGCCGAAACACCTGCTGGTAGAGCAAGGTTTATTGAAAACACCATGGATTTTGTCATGAAATATGACCTAGATGGCGTGGACTTAGATTGGGAATATCCTGATGAAGATAGTCCTTCGGCTGATCAATATGTGGAGCTGATAAGAGACTTATCTACCGAACTACATGAGGTGAACAAAGAATTGACGGCAGCCGTAATTTCATACGGAAAAAAGGGTGGCGGAGTAAAAAAGGAGACTTTCGAATACTTTGATTGGATTAATTTGATGGCATACGACGACGACTATGGCCCAGATTATGTAAAGGCCCACTCGCCATATTCTCTTGCTATCAAAAGCCTAAGTTATTGGATACTTGAAAGGGGCTTGCCAAGAGACAAAGCTGTACTTGGTTTACCATTTTACTCCAAAAGGGGAATGGGGAACTATGGTCCTTCTTACAAAAAACTATTGGAACAAGGAGCTAGCCCATACGACGATTACCATTTAGGTTCATTCTATAATGGAATGCTCACAATAGAAGCCAAAACCGAATTAGCGATCAAGGAAGGTTGTGCTGGTGTAATGGTTTGGGAAATAAGCCATGACACCAGCGATGAGTTTTCTTTATTCAAAAAGATTAACGAAGTCGTTAATAGGAATTAA
- a CDS encoding chondroitin AC lyase, translating to MIQFLKTLILFCLFLCPFDSTADDFDIIKSRVVNELLKEKVEKTEVEEIIKKLKSDGSFNDIEYGDLSRTAGFPHRYHTVNLEHLSVAYKQKGSPYFGDKNLLNSIKLGLTHWADKDYFGDNWHNNQISTPTHLTNIMLLVGDEMPKELVNKLQPIIGRANMNASGARPSGDRIVIAGILAKNLLFMNQKEDFAEIIKIIEGEVKFNTGERGMQHDYSFHHRVDRVNNTTSYGYGKYANAFGEWSYFVAGTSYAFSEKGIKHLVDYYLDGIYKQLVYGVYNDVSVQNRSITHKATFKSQSTIEIERLLLSTDYRKSELEEIIKLRKGEAKPSLSFAKFFWQTEHFVVQRPHYYTSVRMFSSRNRNMEVPYNGPGKPTHHRADGTNYVQLKGDEYLNIWPMYNWQQISGTTIMQKPELPSPEEIQKEGSTSFVGAVEDGNIGAVGYDFKSPHDNLVAKKSWFFFENEYVCLGNGIQSWPNLPVVTTINQTLLKSPVRINQNDKTYTLTNGKRSLDNVKWVLQDNIAYVLPQKSTLNISNQTESGTWASITDEKNVSNEIVKEEVFNIGFDHGNRPKDGSYAYVVIPGVTERKLLENVDRNIEILSNTKEIQAVKNTALEVTQVVFYTASMLQIDNKTSLSIDSPGIVMLKSQKGKLKEIHVSDPTRTLSHLSITLTGKYTSSASFESSYNAAENKTLFRIALPLGPYAGKSIGINL from the coding sequence ATGATTCAATTTTTAAAAACACTAATACTGTTTTGTCTATTTCTCTGTCCATTCGATTCTACTGCTGATGATTTCGACATTATAAAGAGTAGAGTTGTCAATGAATTACTAAAAGAAAAGGTAGAAAAAACAGAAGTTGAGGAAATTATAAAAAAGCTTAAATCCGATGGTAGCTTTAATGACATTGAATACGGCGACTTGAGCAGAACTGCCGGATTTCCTCATAGATATCACACCGTAAACCTAGAACATTTATCAGTTGCTTATAAGCAAAAAGGCTCTCCCTATTTCGGTGATAAAAACCTCCTTAACTCAATAAAACTGGGATTAACTCACTGGGCGGACAAAGACTATTTCGGAGACAACTGGCACAATAATCAGATTTCAACTCCTACACATTTAACTAACATAATGCTCCTGGTGGGGGATGAAATGCCCAAAGAACTTGTAAATAAGTTACAGCCAATTATTGGTAGAGCAAATATGAATGCCTCGGGAGCAAGACCCAGCGGAGATAGAATTGTAATAGCTGGCATTTTAGCTAAAAACCTTCTATTCATGAATCAAAAGGAAGACTTTGCCGAAATAATTAAAATCATAGAAGGAGAAGTAAAGTTTAATACTGGCGAAAGGGGAATGCAACATGATTACAGCTTTCACCATCGAGTTGACAGGGTAAATAATACAACTTCATATGGTTATGGAAAATATGCCAATGCCTTTGGTGAATGGTCTTACTTCGTGGCTGGTACCTCTTATGCTTTTTCCGAAAAAGGTATCAAGCATTTAGTAGATTACTATTTAGATGGTATTTATAAGCAGTTAGTTTATGGTGTATATAATGACGTGAGCGTGCAGAACAGAAGTATCACTCACAAGGCAACATTTAAGTCCCAAAGCACCATAGAAATAGAAAGATTACTATTAAGCACTGATTATAGGAAATCGGAATTGGAAGAAATCATAAAGCTTCGTAAAGGTGAAGCAAAGCCCTCACTTTCATTCGCAAAGTTCTTCTGGCAAACGGAGCATTTTGTAGTACAAAGACCACATTATTATACCTCTGTTCGCATGTTTTCTAGCCGAAATAGAAACATGGAAGTCCCTTACAATGGACCAGGGAAACCGACTCATCACAGAGCCGATGGTACCAACTATGTACAATTGAAAGGAGATGAATATTTGAATATTTGGCCTATGTACAATTGGCAACAAATATCAGGAACCACAATCATGCAGAAACCAGAATTACCTAGTCCTGAGGAAATTCAAAAAGAGGGTTCTACAAGTTTTGTAGGAGCTGTTGAAGACGGAAACATTGGAGCTGTAGGTTATGATTTCAAAAGTCCACATGACAACCTAGTTGCTAAGAAGAGCTGGTTTTTCTTCGAAAATGAATATGTATGTTTAGGAAATGGTATACAATCATGGCCAAACCTACCTGTGGTAACTACCATCAATCAAACGCTTTTGAAAAGCCCCGTAAGAATTAATCAAAATGATAAAACTTACACTTTGACTAACGGAAAAAGATCGCTCGACAATGTCAAATGGGTTTTACAAGATAACATTGCCTATGTATTGCCACAAAAATCAACGCTGAATATCTCGAACCAAACCGAAAGCGGAACATGGGCATCCATCACCGATGAAAAGAATGTTTCTAACGAAATTGTAAAAGAAGAGGTCTTCAATATTGGCTTTGACCATGGAAATAGACCAAAAGACGGTAGTTATGCATACGTTGTAATTCCCGGAGTTACAGAAAGAAAGTTGCTCGAAAACGTTGATAGGAATATTGAAATCCTAAGCAACACCAAGGAAATTCAGGCTGTAAAAAATACTGCTCTTGAAGTTACCCAAGTAGTCTTCTATACAGCGAGTATGCTTCAAATAGATAATAAAACAAGCTTGAGTATAGATAGCCCCGGAATCGTTATGCTAAAAAGCCAAAAAGGAAAGCTAAAGGAAATTCACGTCTCAGATCCTACAAGAACACTGAGCCACCTTTCAATTACCTTGACCGGAAAGTATACCTCTTCTGCCTCCTTTGAATCCAGCTATAACGCTGCCGAAAACAAGACCTTATTTAGAATTGCATTGCCTTTAGGCCCTTATGCAGGTAAAAGTATAGGAATTAATCTTTGA